The following proteins are co-located in the Trichomycterus rosablanca isolate fTriRos1 chromosome 14, fTriRos1.hap1, whole genome shotgun sequence genome:
- the col9a1b gene encoding collagen, type IX, alpha 1b: MNPGALLSVLLLGIVLIASAQRAVGPAGSPGPAGVPGVDGIAGERGEDGDDGSAGVDGDPGKPGSSGLPGLPGADGLTGPRGDAGPDGPPGQKGEPGKPGPRGEAGVGPDGAQGPPGPGGLPGELGKNGPPGALGVRGPQGPRGSPGPRGAAGAQGGTMGLCPNACQHGAPGYPGLPGMKGHKAAKGEVGEPGKQGHKGEEGDQGSPGEVGSQGPTGPQGTRGATGMMGAKGGMGARGNDGQPGPQGVSGASGDQGQRGVMGERGPQGEQGSQGARGITGLPGPKGDGGLPGVDGREGIPGLPGAKGNSGKSGAPGEVGLQGLPGFPGVQGSKGASGEKGPVGQPGLLGTMGSAGKGGERGEPGEVGPLGPVGGPGDRGEPGPAGPMGKPGARGPKGDLGLPGFPGSPGVPGEKGGRGESGEPGPKGGQGEPGAEGNPGDKGDVGDAGKSGPKGETGNPGEPGNKGPEGARGQPGIEGPTGSPGPRGVQGDRGSPGPRGSQGPAGKEPNDQHIKQVCMRVMQEQLAQLAASLRRPESGAPGLPGRPGPPGSPGPSGDSGFPGQAGARGLPGLKGPPGPIGLKGPKGELGDRGDRGQTVRGPKGMLGPPGLPGEPGKPGYGQDGRDGPSGPPGVPGQPGVPGPPGSAGPPGYCDPSACNLSMGVQSQTDVKGPAGN; the protein is encoded by the exons ATGAATCCCGGTGCGCTTTTATCGGTGCTGCTTTTGGGGATCGTGCTCATCGCTTCAGCTCAG AGAGCTGTGGGTCCAGCCGGCTCGCCAGGCCCTGCCGGTGTTCCAGGAGTCGATGGGATCGCG GGTGAAAGAGGCGAGGACGGAGACGACGGTTCAGCT GGAGTTGACGGTGATCCTGGGAAACCGGGGTCGTCGGGTCTTCCGGGGCTGCCCGGAGCTGAC GGTTTGACCGGCCCCAGGGGAGACGCTGGGCCTGACGGACCTCCCGGACAAAAG GGGGAGCCTGGGAAACCTGGACCTCGTGGAGAAGCT GGTGTCGGACCTGATGGAGCTCAG GGACCACCCGGACCTGGTGGACTTCCCGGAGAGCTTGGGAAAAACGGCCCCCCT GGGGCTTTGGGTGTCAGAGGACCACAAGGACCCCGTGGGTCACCAGGACCTCGC GGTGCAGCAGGAGCTCAGGGTGGAACCATGGGGCTG TGCCCGAACGCATGCCAACATGGTGCGCCCGGGTACCCTGGACTACCCGGCATGAAG GGCCACAAAGCTGCGAAGGGGGAGGTCGGAGAACCTGGTAAACAGGGCCACAAG GGAGAGGAAGGAGACCAGGGTTCTCCCGGAGAGGTCGGATCCCAAGGCCCGACC GGTCCACAGGGAACTCGAGGGGCGACAGGAATGATGGGCGCCAAAGGAGGAATG GGAGCTCGGGGGAACGATGGACAACCAGGTCCTCAGGGTGTCTCAGGAGCAAGT GGTGATCAAGGCCAGAGGGGGGTAATGGGAGAGCGTGGACCTCAAGGGGAACAA GGATCCCAGGGGGCAAGAGGGATTACTGGTCTTCCAGGTCCGAAGGGTGACGGC ggTTTGCCCGGTGTAGACGGACGTGAAGGAATCCCAGGACTGCCCGGAGCCAAG GGCAACTCCGGGAAATCTGGAGCACCGGGTGAGGTCGGACTGCAGGGACTCCCG GGTTTTCCTGGAGTACAAGGATCAAAGGGAGCTTCAGGTGAAAAG GGCCCCGTCGGACAGCCTGGCCTGCTTGGAACTATGGGATCGGCTGGAAAAGGGGGAGAACGTGGAGAACCAGGAGAGGTCGGGCCTCTTGGGCCTGTTGGTGGACCG GGAGACCGAGGTGAGCCTGGACCGGCTGGACCAATGGGGAAACCAGGAGCCAGA GGCCCTAAAGGTGACTTGGGTCTGCCTGGATTCCCTGGATCCCCGGGTGTACCTGGAGAAAAAGGAGGAAGG GGTGAGTCGGGTGAACCAGGACCCAAAGGAGGACAG GGGGAACCAGGTGCTGAGGGAAATCCTGGAGACAAAGGAGACGTC GGTGATGCCGGGAAGTCTGGTCCTAAAGGAGAG ACCGGTAATCCGGGAGAACCAGGGAACAAAGGTCCTGAGGGGGCACGTGGGCAGCCTGGAATCGAAGGACCCACTGGTAGCCCCGGACCCCGTGGTGTCCAAGgtgacagaggatctccaggaCCTCGAGGCTCCCAGGGTCCAGCG GGAAAGGAACCAAATGATCAGCACATCAAACAAGTCTGTATGCGAGTAATGCAAG AACAACTAGCACAGTTAGCCGCCAGTCTGCGGAGACCCGAGTCCGGAGCTCCCGGGCTTCCCGGCAGGCCCGGACCTCCTGGTTCTCCTGGTCCCTCAGGAGACAGCGGTTTCCCTGGACAGGCCGGTGCCAGAGGACTCCCCGGCCTTAAGGGACCACCTGGACCGATCGGTCTGAAAGGGCCTAAAG GTGAACTGGGAGACCGAGGAGACAGAGGACAGACAGTGCGAGGTCCTAAAGGGATGCTAGGACCGCCCGGGTTGCCAG GCGAACCTGGTAAACCCGGCTACGGCCAGGATGGTCGCGACGGACCGAGCGGTCCACCCGGTGTTCCCGGACAGCCCGGAGTCCCCggaccccctggctccgccggCCCTCCCGGCTACTGTGATCCGTCGGCGTGCAACCTCAGCATGGGCGTTCAGTCCCAGACGGATGTCAAGGGGCCGGCCGGGAACTGA